DNA sequence from the Terriglobia bacterium genome:
CGTTCTTCGTTATCCTTTGCTTTATACTCGGTATTCTCGCGGTGTATGTGTATGCGGCCATCCGTCCCAGGTTCGGGGCGGGCCCCCTGACTGCGATCAGCGCGGGCTTGATCGTTTGGGTGCTGGCCGTTCTGTATCCGACGGCGTCAGCGCTTCCGATGCATCTCTTCCCGCGCCGTTTGCTTCTCTACGCTGTCGTTTGGGAATTCTTCGAACTCCCGATTGCAGCCATCGTGGGAGCCTGGCTTTACAGAGAAAAATCCTGAGTGGGGTGGCATGGCACGCATTCTGGTCATAGACGATGATGAGGGAATCACTGAAATGTTGCGCATGGTTCTGGAGCGCAACGGCTATGAAGTGATCACGGCCGCCAACGGAAGGGCCGGGGTGAGGCTCTACTGCAATGCGCCGGCCGACTTGGTCATCAGCGATATTCTGATGCCGGAGATGGACGGGCTCGAGGCTCTCAAGGAGCTGCGCCAGCGGTTTCCGGACCTTAAGCTCATCGCCGTTTCAGGCGGCGGAGCTCGTCTGAAGATGGACGTGCTTAAAGTCGCCAAACTCCTCGGAGCAGCCGCGACGTTTGAAAAGCCTTACAATATGGAAGACTTTCTGGGTACGATCCGGCAGTTGCTGGCCGGATAGCATCGAGGCGGGGCAGTCTTGCGGACGCATATCCCGGGCTGCTGAGCATCCGAAATTGCGGTCGGGAGGCAGGAATGGTTGATGTGGGGCGGATGTCCCGCGAGGATCTGGTCCGGCTGCTGGATGTCTTTGCCAAGAACTGGCTGGCACACGACGGCTCCTGGTTTCTGGCGGCGGAGGAAAAGCTCGGCTTGGATGCTGCCATCGATCTCGACCGGGAATCCTGGCGGCGCTTTGCGGTTGCCGAGGCCCGTCGCATCATGGAGGCATTTGCCATTCCAGCGGGTGGCGGCCTGCAAGCGCTCGAGAAAGCGCTGAACTACCGTCTCTATGCCATGATCAACAAGCAGGCATCGACCTGGACCGAGGACGGCGTGCTGGAATTCCGCATGGTGGAGTGCCGGGTGCAGTCGACTCGCCGCCGCAAAGGGCTGCCTGACTTCCCGTGCAAGTCTGTGGGTATCGTCGAGTTTACGGAGTTTGCCAGGGCCGTCGATCCGCGCATCCAGACGGAATGCCTGGCCTGTCCACCGGACCCGACCGGCGACACTTACTGTCGCTGGCGTTTTACCCTGAAAGAATGAGTCCGAGCCGCCTGTCGCGGGCCCTGACTTTCTCATGACTGCACGGGCCGGAGCCCGTACCCGCCGAGCTTCCTGCGCAAGCGGTATCGTTACCGGGCGACGATCTCGTCGACGAAGACCCAGGAGGCGCCGCCGGCGGAAGGATGCCAGTCCGGCAACTGCTTTGTCCCCTCGGCAATGGGCAGGCTGCGATTGAGCTCGATCGTGCAGAGCATGATCTGGACGTTGGCTGCCGGCCTGGTGATCCGCGGGGCCTGGCGCGAGTACTGATAGGCCGGCGTCGAGATGATCTTGTCCGGAAACCGCGCCGCCACGGCGTTGACGAACCGGATGATCGGCCCGGCAGCCGAGCCTTCCTCCGCGATGATCTTCCTGCAGTCGTCGCACTGGCAGTAGGAAAAATTGTCAT
Encoded proteins:
- a CDS encoding response regulator — its product is MARILVIDDDEGITEMLRMVLERNGYEVITAANGRAGVRLYCNAPADLVISDILMPEMDGLEALKELRQRFPDLKLIAVSGGGARLKMDVLKVAKLLGAAATFEKPYNMEDFLGTIRQLLAG
- a CDS encoding DUF6125 family protein: MVDVGRMSREDLVRLLDVFAKNWLAHDGSWFLAAEEKLGLDAAIDLDRESWRRFAVAEARRIMEAFAIPAGGGLQALEKALNYRLYAMINKQASTWTEDGVLEFRMVECRVQSTRRRKGLPDFPCKSVGIVEFTEFARAVDPRIQTECLACPPDPTGDTYCRWRFTLKE